CAAACAATTCTAAATCTTCATCAGGAATAGTCTCCCTCACACGAAGCTTCACTTGTTCAGCCTGCTGTTGCGACTCGCAAATAGCAAATACACTAGGACCAGAACCAGACATCATTGTCCCCAAAACACCAGCGCTAGCAAATGTCTCCCGCAATTGTAAGACTTGCGGATACTCTGGTAACACCACGCGCTCTAAATCATTATGCAGCTTTTGAGCAATTTCCGTTGCGTCCTTATTCAGGATCGCTTTGACTATTGGTCCAGAGTGTATGGCTGCTGCACGTTCGCTCAAACTGTGGATATCATTAAGATAGGAATCACCAAATTGTTCTCGATAGCTTTTGTATGCCCAAGGGGTAGAGACTGCAAGACTACGGTATTTAGCTAATACTATATATATGTTGTTTAAACTGGGAAGCGCAGATAGTTGCTCACCTCTTCCTGTGGCGATCGCTGTTCCACCGCCCACACAAAACGGCACATCTGAACCGAGTTGTGCTCCCAATTCCTCTAACTCTGACTGAGTTAGCCCTAAATTCCAGAGTAAATCTATTCCTACCAGCACCGCTGCTGCATTCGTCGAACCTCCAGCTAACCCAGCGGCTACAGGTATGCGCTTATTGATGGTGATATCAACACCGCCATATTTGGCAAAAGCGGCTGGAAACTCTGTCGCCATAAGATTCGCAGCTTTGTATGCAATATTACTTTTATCTGCGGGTACTTCCGGATGGTCGCAACGAACGCGGATAGCTTGTCTATCGCTCGCTTGTACAGAAATTTCGTCAGATAAATCTATACTTTGAAGTATCATGACTAACTCATGATATCCATCAGCACGCGCACCAAGAATTTCCAGATGTAAGTTAATTTTGGCAGGGGCGATAAGGGTGTAAGAACGCATATTTAACAAATCAGTGAACAGTGAGTCCAGTGCTGCAGGAGGGTTTCCCTCCGTAGGCATCTGGCGAACCCGAAGGGTAAACAGTGAACAGTGGACAGTGAACAGTGAACAGTAAACAGTGAACAACTGATAACTGATAACTGATAACTGTTTTAACCGCTGAATGCTGAGAAAGTAGAAAAAAACTCAGGACTCATCACTCAGTACTAACAACTCATTTGCTAGAGTTACCCATTGACTAACGCTGAGGTCTTCAGCGCGAGCTTGAGGGTTTATTTCTAATTTTTCCAGTAATTGTGACAGGCGATCGCGCTCGACGACCGCTTGCAAATTATTTCGTAACATTTTACGTTTTGATCCAAAGCCGAACTTCACCAAAGTTTCTAATTGTCGCGTATCTGTGGCTGGTGGTTCCACAAGACGTGGAACTAAGCGCACGATTGCTGAGTCTACTTTGGGTGGTGGCTGGAATGCTCCAGCCGGGACAGTAGAAATTAACTCGCACTTTGCTAAATACTGCACTCGTACTGATAGCGCCCCAAATGCTCTTGAGCTTGGTTTTGCGACCAGCCTTTCGGCAACTTCTTTTTGTACCAACAGTACTATCAAGTCATAAGGTTGGGGGTTTGGGTTACTAATTGTCCCCAAAAGTTTTTCTAGAATTGGTCCTGTAATATTGTAAGGAATATTAGCTACAACTTTATTCTGCTTGCCAAACGCCGCAAAAGGTGATAATAAGGAAGGTAAATCTAGTTCTAGAAAATCTCCTTGCACAAGTAAGAAATTTTCTTGGCGTCCGACTTGTTTTGTTAGGCGATCGCACAAATCCCGGTCTATTTCCACTGCAAGCAAAGATTGTACCAAAGGTAATAGACGGCGAGTCAGAATCCCTGTACCAGGACCAATTTCCAGAACGCAGTCAGTAGATTGTAACTCAGAAGCTTGAATAATTTCGTTAAGAGCTTTTTCACTTTTGAGCCAATGCTGTGCAAAGACTTTGCGTGGTCTTACTTTTTGAAACTCTTTTTCTATCATGCTTCTAGCCTTTGTGTGAACTACCGACAATTATCCGTCAAGGAAGTGTGGGCTTTTAGCATCCTCGTGTTAAGAATTGCGGTACGGGCGATCGCCCGCACCAACGGTTATCGCGTACTCCGTATGCCAACTGCTATCCGAAGCTAGGTTCCTATTGTCAACTTCGTACCGTTGCGTGAAAGTGTTGTGGATACTGTTTTACTTACAAGGTTATTCTTTGCGGTAACTTCATAGTCTCCAAGGAAGCCCCGGACTTTGTATTCTCCATTGGCGTCAGTTTTGCCAACCACGTCAGTCCACCACTCTTTAAAAATCAAGTCCATGTAAACCTTGCCACTCAACTTGAGGTTCCAGTCCCTGTCATAGATTGGTCCATTTTCAAACCATTGTGCACGATCCCAAAAACCCCACATTATGAAGCCATTTGTCGCCGGATGGCCAAAAACAGCCGTCAGACAATCGCGTGTTATGTTAGCCTGTGACTGCTTATCAGAGGTAAAAATATCGAATTCAGTAATTTTAATTGGAAGGTTGAATTTAGCTAAGCGGTCAAGGATGCCTACTAACTGTGGTATCGAAATAATACCATCCATTAAGTGAGATTCTATACCAATACCTCCTAAAGGTGCGCCGTTACTAAGTAAGTACTGAATCTCACTTTCATATTGGTCACCGTGAGTACTATTGTTATAGAAATTCTCGTTAATGTAGAGAACGGCATTTGGATCTGCCTCATGAGCGGCTTTAAACCAATCTACAAGAACCGACTGACCGAGAATTTTCTGAAAAGCGTTATTGTCAGATGGCTCATTGATAACATCCCAGTCGTTTATCTGGCCCTTTAAATACGCTACCTCGTCACGGATGTGGGTAATGATAGTATCGCGCAAAACCTTATCGGCGGCTGCCTGTCCTTGCTGTTTCAGCGTATTGTTGTACAAGGTTTCCAAGCTGGGTGGCGAATTGTGGAAACTCGGCCAGACAAGATTGTGACCACGTACTGTCAGGTTTTTGTCCCTAAGCCACTTGAGAGTTTCGATGGTTCGTGGACGTAACTCCAAGTTGTCCCACTTTGACCACTTAAGACCATTTTCGATGACCGCTTGATTGAATAGGTGTGGGATACTGTCTCGATACTTGTTAGCATCAGGGTTCGTTGAGCCTGAGTATACAATGTTTTCATCAACTGCACTACCAAAGTTGTAGGCGTGGCGCTTCATCGCAACGTGTACGTCTGCATTAGGGACAGGTGTACCGTTGGCATTGGTCACTAGGACC
This portion of the Brasilonema sennae CENA114 genome encodes:
- the ispE gene encoding 4-(cytidine 5'-diphospho)-2-C-methyl-D-erythritol kinase gives rise to the protein MRSYTLIAPAKINLHLEILGARADGYHELVMILQSIDLSDEISVQASDRQAIRVRCDHPEVPADKSNIAYKAANLMATEFPAAFAKYGGVDITINKRIPVAAGLAGGSTNAAAVLVGIDLLWNLGLTQSELEELGAQLGSDVPFCVGGGTAIATGRGEQLSALPSLNNIYIVLAKYRSLAVSTPWAYKSYREQFGDSYLNDIHSLSERAAAIHSGPIVKAILNKDATEIAQKLHNDLERVVLPEYPQVLQLRETFASAGVLGTMMSGSGPSVFAICESQQQAEQVKLRVRETIPDEDLELFVTRMTSHGIQIASSV
- the rsmA gene encoding 16S rRNA (adenine(1518)-N(6)/adenine(1519)-N(6))-dimethyltransferase RsmA, whose product is MIEKEFQKVRPRKVFAQHWLKSEKALNEIIQASELQSTDCVLEIGPGTGILTRRLLPLVQSLLAVEIDRDLCDRLTKQVGRQENFLLVQGDFLELDLPSLLSPFAAFGKQNKVVANIPYNITGPILEKLLGTISNPNPQPYDLIVLLVQKEVAERLVAKPSSRAFGALSVRVQYLAKCELISTVPAGAFQPPPKVDSAIVRLVPRLVEPPATDTRQLETLVKFGFGSKRKMLRNNLQAVVERDRLSQLLEKLEINPQARAEDLSVSQWVTLANELLVLSDES
- a CDS encoding endo-1,4-beta-xylanase, producing MRDHNKQQKWKRRRQTSRILLSGFVSFLIVFGIHITLTLAQEAVPPVQQTKGNNLIAQVSSNDAWRQAAANNINTYRKGDLTVLVTNANGTPVPNADVHVAMKRHAYNFGSAVDENIVYSGSTNPDANKYRDSIPHLFNQAVIENGLKWSKWDNLELRPRTIETLKWLRDKNLTVRGHNLVWPSFHNSPPSLETLYNNTLKQQGQAAADKVLRDTIITHIRDEVAYLKGQINDWDVINEPSDNNAFQKILGQSVLVDWFKAAHEADPNAVLYINENFYNNSTHGDQYESEIQYLLSNGAPLGGIGIESHLMDGIISIPQLVGILDRLAKFNLPIKITEFDIFTSDKQSQANITRDCLTAVFGHPATNGFIMWGFWDRAQWFENGPIYDRDWNLKLSGKVYMDLIFKEWWTDVVGKTDANGEYKVRGFLGDYEVTAKNNLVSKTVSTTLSRNGTKLTIGT